The proteins below come from a single Aegilops tauschii subsp. strangulata cultivar AL8/78 chromosome 6, Aet v6.0, whole genome shotgun sequence genomic window:
- the LOC141025736 gene encoding uncharacterized protein, translated as MYGLEPLAIGESQLLRRAQFRCCNHGSLALQSWLDKRATMQDLLQQHLQCARLCMKHQADKKRSDCTFSFGEQVFLRHQPYIQTSIANRANYKLLFRYYGPYDIIPKVNDVAYKAEAAIACVHPVFHVSHLHRALLPGTTIEP; from the coding sequence ATGTACGGGCTAGAGCCTCTAGCCATAGGAGAATCGCAACTACTTCGGCGTGCACAGTTCCGGTGCTGCAATCATGGCTCGCTGGCGCTGCAATCATGGCTCGACAAGCGAGCGACCATGCAGGACCTCCTCCAACAACATTTGCAATGTGCCCGGCTGTGCATGAAGCACCAAGCTGACAAGAAGCGCTCTGATTGCACCTTCTCCTTCGGTGAGCAAGTCTTCCTCAGGCACCAGCCATACATCCAAACCTCCATTGCCAATCGTGCCAACTACAAGCTACTTTTCCGCTACTATGGGCCCTATGACATCATCCCGAAGGTCAACGACGTGGCGTACAAAGCCGAAGCTGCCATAGCGTGCGTGCACCCTGTTTTCCACGTGTCCCATCTTCACCGCGCCCTGCTTCCAGGTACTACCATCGAGCCATAA